CTCTTCCCTTGGATCGGTTCAGCATTTTGAATTGGATACCGGTCTGGTCAATAGCGCGACCCATTTCACCACCCAAAGCATCCAGTTCCCGCACCAGGTGTCCCTTTGCCAGTCCACCGATGGAGGGATTGCAACTCATGCGGGCAATACTTTTTAATGATAGTGTGACGAGGGCGGTCTTTTTCCGAAGCCTGGCGGCTGCAAGGGCAGCTTCTACGCCGGCATGACCGCCACCAACAACGATAACATCAAATTCCTCTAAAGTGCGTTTCACGTGAAACATCATCTATTTTCCAATGCAAAAACGATTGAAAATGTGATTCAACACCTCCGGCGAGGTTGTCTTACCGGTTATGTCATCCAGGGCTCCCATGGCCTCCCGGATATCCAGGGCGATAAATTCGGGGGACATGCCCTCATCCAGCGCTTGTCGGGCGCTTAAAAGTGCTTTCTTCGCCGCGTTGAGATGATTCTGATGACGAAGATGGGATATCATCACGGATTCGGTGTTCAGGACGTAGTGGTTTTGTAACAGATCCAGAATCCGGTCCATAAGCGCCGAGATATGGATGTCTTTTGTGGCACTGACGGCAAAAACCGGCCGGTCAGGCTTTGTATAAGACAGGGCGGTACGGACATCCTCTTCAGGCAGCCGGTCGATTTTATTCAGGACGATAAGTCCGGGAATCTCCTGGCCTTCAAGGAAAGCGGAAAGGGCCGGTACTTCGTTCGGGAATTCAGTGATCATCAGCATCAGGTCGGCATCTTTCATCAGCTTCTTGGTTTTTTCCAATCCGGCCAACTCGATGAAATCCCGGGTATCCCGTAAACCGGCGGTATCATAAAGACGCAGGAGATACCCCGAATGGTTTATCCGTTCCTCAATATAATCCCGGGTTGTTCCGGGGATATCTGAGGTTATCACTCGTTCTTCTTTGAGAATGGCGTTTAAAAGACTTGATTTGCCAGCATTTGGTTTTCCCACAATGGGAATCCGGGCCCCGTCATGTAAAATACGGCCTGTCTGATAACTGGCCATCAAATCGCTGATGTGTGTTAATCCCCGTTCAATCCGGTCCCGAATGTCTTCCGGGTCGATGGTTTCAATATCCTGGTCGCTGAAATCCAGTCCGATTTCCAGTAAAGAGGCGGCATCCAAAAGCAGATGACGGATTTCCTCCAGCTCACGGGCCAAACGGCCCTGGAGAAGAACACGTGCCGATTTTAAACTCTTTTCTGTTTCTGCGTGAATCATATCGGCCACGGCCTCTGCCTGTGTAAGATCCATTTTCCCGTTAATGAAAGCACGTCGTGTGAATTCTCCCGGCAGGGCCGGCCGGGCACCGCGGGCATAAAGAACCTCCAGTATAAGAGCAGGAATAATCCGCCCGCCATGACAGGAAATTTCCAGAAGATCTTCACCGGTATATGAGCGGGGGGACTTGAAAAAGGTAACAATGACGTCATCTATAAAATGTCCGTCTTCCGGATTGAAAAATGGTGTGAAGGTTGCCTGCAAAGCTTTCGGGGGTATCCGTGATACACAAGGTTTTATGATATGCAAAGCATCCGGTCCGGAAACACGGACAACGGCAATGCCACCGACACCTTCCGGTGTGGAAAGTGCAGCAATTGTCCCTTCATATCCTGCCATGATACTACTTCTTTTTTGCCTTTTTCTGCCTGGCGTCCATTTTCTCCCGCTGTTCCGCCAGTTTTGCGTGGACGGATGGATTGATAAAAAGCTTCTGCTGGAGAATGGTCAGTAAGTTAAAAACAGTATAATACAAGTTCAGACCGGAAGGAAAATTGTTAAAGATCAATAAAAAGAAGACAGGCATAAACCACATCATGATTTTTTGCTGCTGGTTGGCCTGGCTGGCTCCGGTCATTTTTTGCTGAAGTATCATGGTCAGGGCCATAATAATGGGCAAAACCGCTACCCCATCCCCATAGAGAGGAATGGAAAAGGGCAGATTGAAGATCACATCAGGAGTACTTAAATCTTTGATCCACCAGACAAAAGAGGCGCCCCGAAGCTCAATGGTTGTGCGAAAAACAATAAACAGGGCGTAAAGTAAGGGCATCTGAAAAAGCATGGGCAGACACCCGCCCAGAGGATTCACACCATATTCCTTGTACATCTTCATGGTTTCCTGGTTCAGGGCCTGGGGATTGTTGGCGTGCTTTTCCTTCAATTCTGCCAGCAGGGGCTGAAGTTCCTGCATCCGCTTCATGGATTCGTAACTTTTGTGCGTCAACGGATAGAGAATGATTTTCACCAGGAAAGAAAAGATCAAAAGGACGACTCCATAATTTGGAATAAAGCCCCGCATGAACCGAAGGAGTTTCAGAATTCCCACTGAGATCGGCTTGATGAGTTTCCAGCCCCAGTTCATCACATGTTCATGGCCATAACCCAGCGAAGTCAGGTAGCTTTCATCGAGAGGGGCGATCACCACCTTATATTGGTCTTCGTGTATATCCCTGGCGGGCAGACGCATAAATAGGCGGGCATTGAAAAAGCGCTCTGTCTTGCTCCGGGCTCCATAGATTTCTGTCCGGATGCCGGGCCGGGACTCTGCCACAACAGATGCCAGAAAGTATTTGGATCTCAGGGCAACCCACCGGGCATCCCCGTCTGTTCTGATGTTTTGTTCCTTTTCCTTTAACTGAAGATGGGTGAGCTCTTCTCCCACTTTGCTGTAGACGTATGAATAGTTTAAATCATCATCCACACTTTTCTCGGTAATGGCAAAACCATCATACCAGTTTAGGGTATATATCATATTGGGGGCAAGACCGGCATAATTCTTTAATACAAGATCAAGGTCAAAAGCATATCCTTCAGGAGAAAATGTAAACGTGCGGGTAATTTCCTGATTTTCTTCCGTTTTCAGGGTAAAAGAAAGGGTCCGCGGGCTGTTGATATAAAGGGTGTCCAGGTTCGAATGCTGTTCAAAGACCTTTGATTGAAAGGGAATCTCATTAAACGACAGGGTTTCAGTATCTGAGATGGGAAATTCCATTCCCAGATTTCCGGCGGCGCCGGGTTTTAACAGGTGAACCCGATTGCCCCGGAAGGTCTTGTATTCTTTAAAACGAAACTGGGTGACAGTTCCGCCTCCCCGGTTTGAAAGGGTTAAAAAATAGGTATCTGTGGATATAACCAGCTCTTTTTCCTCGGCGCTCATTTCATCGGGAACATGATGAACCGGAACATCCTCAGGTTTTGAAATGCTTTGGGTTGGTGGAAATTCAGTTTCGGTAACTTCTGCCGGACCCTGAACCTTTTCCCGCTGATAACCCTCGGAGACCGGTTCTCGTTCTCCAACAAATTGTTTTTGATAAAAGGGCATGAAAATCATAATTAAAGCAATGAGAATAAATGCGATAACCGTATTTCTATCAAACACTGTTTTTCTCCTTTTCCGGTACCGGATCATATCCCCCGGGGTGAAAGGGATGACATTTAAAAATTCTGAACAAGGCCATTTTACCCCCCTTAATAAATCCATGCCGCTCTATGGCCGTATACGCATAGGATGAGCAGGTGGGAGAAAAGCGACAGGAAGGTGCAAAATAAGGGGAGATAAAATGTTGGTAAAAACGAATACTTTTCAGTATCAGATATTTCATTTGATCTGAACAACCATTTTTTTCAGATACTTTTCAATCTGTGGAGTTGCCCCCTTTTCAGGAACTGTCGAGGCAATGAAACCATAATCGAAACCCACGGGTATGGAATCCTGGTTTAAGCGGACGGCTTCTTTCAATACACGGCGGGATCTGTTTCGCCGGACGGCCCCCCGGATTGTTTTCCGGGTTGCGAAAAGATAGCGGTTTTCCCCCGCATTGGGGGAATAAACCATGTGAAAAAAGGGACAGCTTTTCCATCGACCCTTTTCAAAAAGCTCCTGTATGGCCGCACGGTCTCTTAAAATGGCTTTTTTTTTCAGGGAATGGCTCACGAAGAGACCGACAGACGCTTCCGCCCCTTGGCCCGGCGCCGCGAAAGGACAGTCCTTCCACCTCGTGTTTCCATGCGTGAGCGAAAGCCATGTTTATTTTTGCGCCGCCTGTTGCTGGGTTGAAATGTTCTTTTCAAGGGAAATCTCCTTTATTTTCCATTTTTTTGATTTACAGCCTGGTAATATCCAAAAAATGTCCGTCATTATCAAATATTTATGATTAAAAATAGCAAGCGCGATTTATAATGATTTTACAATTTTCTTAAAAAGTGTCTTGACATTGCCACCTCAATTTGCAAACTTCACTTCGCGCAGATTGGAATGAATGTGGACAACATGTGGATATCTGAAGCACGCTTGAACTCCATCTTATAGGCGCGTGAGGAGATTAAATTCAGAACAGGTTGATTATAAGGATGTTATGGAATTTTCACCCGTCTTCTTCTTCTGTAAAAAGGGTGTGGATAACTTAAATACGATGCACATATTATACA
This window of the Candidatus Neomarinimicrobiota bacterium genome carries:
- the mnmE gene encoding tRNA uridine-5-carboxymethylaminomethyl(34) synthesis GTPase MnmE, which encodes MAGYEGTIAALSTPEGVGGIAVVRVSGPDALHIIKPCVSRIPPKALQATFTPFFNPEDGHFIDDVIVTFFKSPRSYTGEDLLEISCHGGRIIPALILEVLYARGARPALPGEFTRRAFINGKMDLTQAEAVADMIHAETEKSLKSARVLLQGRLARELEEIRHLLLDAASLLEIGLDFSDQDIETIDPEDIRDRIERGLTHISDLMASYQTGRILHDGARIPIVGKPNAGKSSLLNAILKEERVITSDIPGTTRDYIEERINHSGYLLRLYDTAGLRDTRDFIELAGLEKTKKLMKDADLMLMITEFPNEVPALSAFLEGQEIPGLIVLNKIDRLPEEDVRTALSYTKPDRPVFAVSATKDIHISALMDRILDLLQNHYVLNTESVMISHLRHQNHLNAAKKALLSARQALDEGMSPEFIALDIREAMGALDDITGKTTSPEVLNHIFNRFCIGK
- the yidC gene encoding membrane protein insertase YidC, which gives rise to MFDRNTVIAFILIALIMIFMPFYQKQFVGEREPVSEGYQREKVQGPAEVTETEFPPTQSISKPEDVPVHHVPDEMSAEEKELVISTDTYFLTLSNRGGGTVTQFRFKEYKTFRGNRVHLLKPGAAGNLGMEFPISDTETLSFNEIPFQSKVFEQHSNLDTLYINSPRTLSFTLKTEENQEITRTFTFSPEGYAFDLDLVLKNYAGLAPNMIYTLNWYDGFAITEKSVDDDLNYSYVYSKVGEELTHLQLKEKEQNIRTDGDARWVALRSKYFLASVVAESRPGIRTEIYGARSKTERFFNARLFMRLPARDIHEDQYKVVIAPLDESYLTSLGYGHEHVMNWGWKLIKPISVGILKLLRFMRGFIPNYGVVLLIFSFLVKIILYPLTHKSYESMKRMQELQPLLAELKEKHANNPQALNQETMKMYKEYGVNPLGGCLPMLFQMPLLYALFIVFRTTIELRGASFVWWIKDLSTPDVIFNLPFSIPLYGDGVAVLPIIMALTMILQQKMTGASQANQQQKIMMWFMPVFFLLIFNNFPSGLNLYYTVFNLLTILQQKLFINPSVHAKLAEQREKMDARQKKAKKK